A single Nocardioides bizhenqiangii DNA region contains:
- a CDS encoding pyridoxamine 5'-phosphate oxidase family protein, with protein sequence MTSWTPGWGAYPPLLLDFWTERHLCAFTSVREDGAPHVVPVGVALDHEQQCAWVITDGGSRKVRTIAAGAGTGVAVAACQVDGRRWSTLEGHAVIRTEPEAVRRAEEVYAGRYRVPRPNPDRVAVRIEVDRFLVSSTLVP encoded by the coding sequence ATGACCTCGTGGACCCCCGGCTGGGGTGCGTACCCGCCCCTCTTGCTCGACTTCTGGACCGAGCGACACCTCTGCGCCTTCACCAGCGTGCGCGAGGACGGAGCACCGCACGTGGTTCCGGTGGGGGTGGCGCTCGACCACGAGCAGCAGTGCGCCTGGGTGATCACCGACGGCGGCTCTCGCAAGGTCCGCACCATCGCCGCCGGGGCGGGGACCGGTGTGGCCGTAGCCGCCTGTCAGGTCGACGGCAGACGATGGTCCACGCTCGAGGGCCATGCGGTGATCCGCACCGAGCCCGAAGCCGTCCGCCGGGCCGAGGAGGTCTATGCCGGCCGGTACCGGGTCCCTCGTCCGAACCCGGACCGCGTCGCGGTCAGGATCGAGGTCGATCGGTTCCTCGTCTCGAGCACGCTCGTACCCTGA
- a CDS encoding AEC family transporter produces MGGVLGGFATIAAVVGLGILVGHVKLVDAKGQRTLSLLAFYVASPALLVTVLADSDPAEVFSTHLVATVVGVGAAVLVVAAVAVRRGWDLGSSVVASLCSAYVNAGNLGIPVAAYALGDAALVAPTLLLQLLVLQPLALTLLDVDRSPGRLPIAKVLTRPLTNPLTIGTGAGVLLAVADVRLPQPIHDPLALVGGMAVPAMLIAYGVALRLGPLPGRGVRPRALVAVVGLKMLLQPLAAYTAGRFLLDMDGHDLFAVTLLSALPTAQNVFVVATRYDRAVLLARDAIFVSTVLAAPAAVVIAALLS; encoded by the coding sequence GTGGGTGGTGTGCTCGGCGGCTTCGCGACGATCGCGGCGGTGGTCGGGCTCGGGATCCTGGTGGGACACGTCAAGCTCGTCGACGCGAAGGGCCAGCGCACCCTCTCCCTGCTCGCGTTCTACGTCGCGAGCCCGGCGCTGCTGGTGACCGTCCTCGCCGACAGCGACCCGGCCGAGGTGTTCTCGACGCACCTGGTCGCGACCGTCGTCGGTGTCGGCGCCGCGGTGCTGGTGGTCGCCGCGGTCGCGGTCCGGCGCGGCTGGGACCTCGGTTCGTCGGTCGTGGCCAGCCTGTGCTCGGCGTACGTCAACGCCGGCAACCTCGGCATCCCCGTGGCGGCGTACGCCCTCGGCGACGCGGCGCTGGTCGCGCCGACGCTCCTGCTGCAACTGCTGGTCCTGCAGCCGCTCGCGCTGACCCTCCTCGACGTCGACCGCAGCCCCGGCCGGCTGCCGATCGCCAAGGTGCTGACCCGGCCGCTCACCAACCCGCTGACGATCGGCACCGGCGCCGGCGTGCTGCTGGCGGTCGCCGACGTCCGCCTGCCCCAGCCGATCCACGACCCGCTCGCACTCGTCGGCGGGATGGCGGTGCCCGCCATGCTGATCGCGTACGGCGTCGCACTGCGCCTCGGACCCCTGCCCGGACGCGGGGTCCGGCCGCGAGCGCTGGTCGCCGTGGTCGGGCTCAAGATGCTGCTCCAGCCCCTGGCGGCCTACACCGCTGGGCGGTTTCTGCTCGACATGGACGGTCACGACCTGTTCGCCGTGACCCTGCTGTCGGCGCTGCCGACCGCGCAGAACGTGTTCGTCGTCGCGACCCGCTACGACCGGGCGGTGCTGTTGGCGCGCGACGCGATCTTCGTGTCGACGGTCCTTGCTGCGCCCGCGGCCGTCGTCATCGCGGCGCTCCTGTCCTGA
- a CDS encoding response regulator transcription factor — translation MSTMPTPYPRRTRLEPPPAPTPGRRVELRSVPMPPPERPSRVSQREAEVLRLLARGLSNAEIGGELYISLPTVKSHVASLLAKLGARDRVQLVVAAYETGFVVPGQLRGSARPVA, via the coding sequence ATGAGCACCATGCCGACGCCGTACCCCCGCCGGACCCGGCTCGAGCCCCCGCCCGCACCGACGCCCGGCCGGCGGGTCGAGCTGCGGTCGGTGCCGATGCCTCCGCCGGAGCGCCCGAGCCGCGTCTCCCAGCGGGAGGCAGAGGTCCTGCGACTCCTCGCGCGCGGCCTCTCCAACGCCGAGATCGGCGGCGAGCTCTACATCTCGCTCCCCACCGTGAAGTCCCACGTGGCCAGCCTGCTCGCGAAGCTCGGGGCGCGCGACCGGGTGCAGCTCGTGGTGGCCGCCTACGAGACCGGGTTCGTGGTGCCCGGCCAGCTCCGCGGATCGGCGCGTCCGGTCGCCTGA
- a CDS encoding BTAD domain-containing putative transcriptional regulator, producing MHCLRIAVLGPLEATIDGAPIDLGSRKQRAVLGVLTALAPAAVPVERLVDEIWGDAGPANPLRSLQVYVSALRSALGEYGDRLATEGRAYRLIADGVEIDAERFSRLVRQAAAEPDPDAAVALVDEALALWRGEPWQDLRDLPLVAPVVVALEAERLTAAAVRARALLSLGRHRELVPWLEPLVEQHPLNEELRGHLMLALHRSDRQADALEVYAAGRETKADETGLDPGEDLQRLQAAILTDDPALRVEDVELRSRRHLPAPVTSLVGRETEIASVVALLREPDNRLVTITGPGGIGKTRLSIAVARGLAADHPDGVWFVALDAVHDHRLVAGAVADALEVETSGGDVPAALKAHLRDLRMLLVLDNFEQVDDAAPLVSDLLAAAAGLRVLVTSRVRLRLYGERVVPLDPLATIDAGPLFVERARGVDPGFDAPPDTVAQLCDQLDGIPLAIELVAARVDEIPFETLHKQLAERQALDLATHGPRDRSSRQRTLRDAIAWSVALLPEELAGRFARLAVFDGGFTAGAAAAVTGVTSADLTALVRASLVVDAGGGRFRLLETLREYAGELLGDAHDQVADAHAEWYRRFVLDADGRISIPAWIKLIDPDRANLRAALERLYVTAHDDTPVGVRLLELTSALGRYWYHVGPASADTEWLPRALALATDADPTLRGSAAYALAICRGEQGLVEEAIEHCRTAYDLLRDGPDPLWAARALNSLASLTHDIGHSEEAAPLLDESIALRRTLGGALPLAIPLSNRASVAVQLGDAATARSCLEEILRVEGDDELEAAFAMMGMADVELLAGDPDAAAVCLRTAVETVMAEDYQDYRLMECLETFAALAVVRGRADLAATLLAAVDRAYADEGSVMVPADIRLRERRTGAALAALGPEARRAAEDRGTALDLQAAVRLARQELL from the coding sequence GTGCACTGCCTGCGCATCGCCGTACTCGGGCCGCTCGAGGCCACGATCGACGGCGCTCCGATCGACCTGGGCTCGCGCAAGCAGCGCGCCGTCCTCGGCGTGCTCACCGCGCTCGCCCCCGCCGCCGTGCCCGTCGAGCGCCTGGTCGACGAGATCTGGGGCGACGCCGGCCCGGCCAACCCGCTGCGCAGCCTGCAGGTCTACGTGTCGGCGCTCCGCAGCGCGCTCGGGGAGTACGGCGACCGGCTGGCCACCGAGGGCCGGGCCTACCGACTGATCGCCGACGGGGTCGAGATCGACGCCGAGCGGTTCAGCCGGCTCGTGCGCCAAGCCGCGGCCGAGCCGGACCCGGACGCCGCGGTCGCGCTGGTCGACGAGGCGCTCGCCCTCTGGCGCGGTGAGCCCTGGCAGGACCTCCGTGACCTGCCGCTCGTCGCGCCGGTCGTCGTGGCGCTCGAGGCGGAGCGGTTGACGGCTGCGGCCGTCCGCGCCCGCGCACTGCTGTCCCTCGGTCGGCATCGTGAGCTGGTGCCGTGGCTGGAGCCGCTGGTCGAGCAGCACCCCCTCAACGAAGAGCTCCGCGGCCACCTGATGCTCGCGCTGCACCGCAGTGACCGCCAGGCCGACGCGCTCGAGGTCTACGCGGCCGGCCGGGAGACCAAGGCCGACGAGACGGGTCTCGACCCGGGCGAGGACCTCCAGCGGCTGCAGGCGGCGATTCTCACCGACGACCCGGCGCTCCGGGTGGAGGACGTCGAGCTCCGGTCCCGGCGGCACCTGCCCGCCCCCGTGACGTCGCTGGTCGGACGGGAGACCGAGATCGCGTCGGTCGTGGCGCTGTTGCGGGAGCCGGACAACCGGCTGGTCACGATCACCGGACCCGGGGGCATCGGCAAGACTCGGCTCAGCATCGCGGTCGCCCGTGGGCTGGCCGCCGACCACCCCGACGGCGTCTGGTTCGTCGCGCTGGACGCGGTGCACGACCACCGGCTGGTGGCCGGGGCAGTCGCCGACGCGTTGGAGGTCGAGACCAGCGGAGGTGACGTGCCCGCGGCGCTGAAGGCGCACCTGCGCGACCTCCGGATGCTGCTGGTCCTCGACAACTTCGAGCAGGTCGACGACGCGGCGCCGTTGGTCTCCGACCTGCTGGCGGCAGCAGCCGGGCTGCGGGTCCTGGTGACCAGCCGGGTCCGGCTCCGGCTGTACGGCGAGCGGGTGGTCCCCCTCGACCCGCTGGCGACGATCGACGCCGGTCCGCTGTTCGTCGAGCGGGCCCGGGGGGTGGACCCGGGGTTCGACGCCCCACCGGACACCGTCGCCCAGCTATGCGACCAGCTCGACGGCATCCCGCTCGCGATCGAGCTGGTCGCCGCCCGCGTCGACGAGATCCCCTTCGAGACGCTCCACAAGCAGCTGGCGGAGCGACAGGCGCTCGATCTCGCCACCCACGGCCCTCGCGACCGCAGCTCGCGCCAGCGCACCCTGCGCGACGCGATCGCGTGGAGCGTCGCTCTGCTGCCCGAGGAGCTCGCCGGGAGGTTCGCGCGGCTCGCCGTGTTCGACGGCGGCTTCACCGCGGGGGCGGCGGCCGCGGTCACCGGGGTCACGTCGGCCGACCTCACCGCGCTGGTGCGGGCCAGCCTGGTCGTCGACGCCGGTGGGGGTCGGTTCCGGTTGCTCGAGACGCTGCGGGAGTACGCCGGCGAGCTGCTCGGCGACGCCCACGACCAGGTCGCCGACGCTCACGCCGAGTGGTACCGGAGGTTCGTCCTCGACGCCGACGGGAGGATCTCGATCCCCGCGTGGATCAAGCTGATCGACCCGGACCGGGCCAACCTGCGCGCCGCGCTGGAACGGCTCTACGTGACGGCCCACGACGACACACCGGTCGGCGTGCGGCTGCTGGAGCTGACCTCGGCGCTCGGGCGGTACTGGTACCACGTCGGCCCGGCCAGCGCCGACACCGAGTGGCTGCCGCGAGCGCTCGCCCTGGCCACCGACGCAGATCCCACGCTCCGGGGCAGCGCCGCCTACGCGCTCGCAATCTGTCGTGGCGAGCAGGGTCTGGTGGAGGAGGCGATCGAGCACTGCCGGACGGCGTACGACCTGCTCCGCGACGGGCCGGACCCGCTGTGGGCCGCGCGCGCGCTGAACTCGCTCGCCAGTCTCACCCACGACATCGGCCACAGCGAGGAGGCCGCACCACTCCTCGACGAGAGCATCGCGCTCAGACGCACCCTCGGCGGTGCACTGCCGCTCGCGATCCCGCTGTCGAACCGCGCCTCCGTCGCCGTCCAGCTCGGGGACGCCGCAACCGCGCGGTCCTGCCTCGAGGAGATCCTCAGGGTCGAGGGTGACGACGAGCTCGAGGCTGCCTTCGCGATGATGGGCATGGCCGACGTCGAGCTCCTCGCAGGAGACCCGGACGCGGCCGCGGTCTGCCTGCGGACCGCGGTCGAGACCGTGATGGCCGAGGACTACCAGGACTACCGGTTGATGGAGTGCCTCGAGACGTTCGCGGCGCTCGCCGTGGTGCGCGGTCGGGCCGACCTCGCCGCGACCCTGCTTGCCGCCGTGGACCGGGCGTACGCCGACGAGGGGTCGGTGATGGTGCCCGCCGACATCCGGCTGCGCGAGCGCCGTACGGGCGCTGCGCTGGCGGCGCTGGGTCCCGAGGCACGCCGTGCGGCCGAGGACCGGGGGACCGCTCTCGACCTGCAGGCGGCGGTCCGGCTGGCGCGGCAGGAGCTGCTCTGA
- a CDS encoding TetR/AcrR family transcriptional regulator — MVDVARWVDSTVARRIRKVGDDPGRRSELIAAAAAAIDEEGPGVGMAQIAERAGIPRPHAYRYVASKKQLDLDVARKASADLLEQVRPHLTRRGTTYEVVHGIVAVIAEWAAQHPNLYRFVAAQKQTKKLHQARMGRSRFLDELFVALSAYLRPTEVVPSAPDGVLAGLIGMVDASIIWWLDHKDETQDEVVDRLTRQVTLVLTDMLSQLGFDVPDDMVFDPGADE; from the coding sequence ATGGTGGATGTTGCGAGGTGGGTCGACTCGACCGTCGCGCGCCGGATCCGCAAGGTGGGCGACGATCCGGGTCGTCGCAGCGAGCTGATCGCCGCGGCCGCCGCGGCGATCGACGAGGAGGGTCCCGGGGTCGGGATGGCCCAGATCGCCGAGCGGGCCGGCATCCCGCGGCCGCACGCCTACCGCTACGTCGCCAGCAAGAAGCAGCTCGACCTCGACGTCGCGCGGAAGGCCTCGGCCGACCTGCTGGAGCAGGTCCGCCCGCACCTGACCAGGCGCGGTACGACGTACGAGGTCGTGCACGGCATCGTCGCCGTCATCGCCGAGTGGGCGGCGCAGCACCCCAACCTCTACCGGTTCGTCGCCGCGCAGAAGCAGACCAAGAAGCTGCACCAGGCGCGGATGGGACGCAGCCGCTTCCTGGACGAGCTGTTCGTCGCCCTGAGCGCCTACCTGCGGCCGACCGAGGTGGTGCCGTCAGCCCCCGACGGCGTCCTCGCCGGCCTGATCGGCATGGTCGACGCCAGCATCATCTGGTGGCTCGACCACAAGGACGAGACGCAGGACGAGGTCGTCGACCGGTTGACCCGGCAGGTGACGCTGGTGCTCACCGACATGCTGTCCCAGCTCGGGTTCGACGTGCCCGACGACATGGTGTTCGATCCCGGTGCCGACGAGTAG
- a CDS encoding YihY/virulence factor BrkB family protein has product MGVASSIDRTQRRVPILGVPLAVIYKYFDDQGNFLAAVLTFYAFIAIFPLLLLGSSILGFVLQGYPELEKQALDSALAQFPIIGSELGRPGGLQGSISAIVIGGLGALYGALGLGLALQNVQATAWAVPRNIRTHPVLTRVNSVVLMAVAGTVILGVAVLSAVVTETEVLGSVSSAGWFHWLVRLVTVLILGTVMTVLLRMAAAKAIEHDIARAAPGGFTIAVMWGLLQWLGAAYVARVVNTAENNEMNATFALVLGLMLLLYVGAIMGVLGIEVNVVLAEKLWPRALMTPFTDQVDLTEADRKAYAMYVQSQRHKGFETVSVRFDGRDGDSHEIVLDPRTEEIIQQRIPAAPPPPERGAPDPTEPIRQPQNPAH; this is encoded by the coding sequence GTGGGGGTCGCGTCCAGCATCGACCGCACCCAGCGCCGGGTCCCGATCCTCGGGGTCCCGCTGGCGGTCATCTACAAGTACTTCGACGACCAGGGGAACTTCCTGGCCGCGGTGCTGACCTTCTATGCCTTCATCGCGATCTTCCCGCTGCTGCTGCTGGGATCGTCGATCCTCGGGTTCGTCCTCCAGGGCTATCCGGAGCTCGAGAAGCAAGCCCTGGACTCGGCGCTCGCCCAGTTCCCCATCATCGGTAGCGAGCTCGGGCGACCGGGTGGCCTGCAGGGTTCGATCAGCGCGATCGTCATCGGTGGCCTCGGCGCGCTCTACGGTGCGCTCGGCCTCGGTCTGGCGCTGCAGAACGTCCAGGCCACGGCGTGGGCGGTGCCGCGCAACATCCGGACGCACCCGGTGCTGACCCGGGTCAACAGCGTGGTCCTGATGGCCGTCGCGGGAACGGTCATCCTGGGCGTCGCCGTCCTGTCGGCGGTGGTGACCGAGACCGAGGTGCTCGGTTCGGTCTCGTCGGCCGGCTGGTTCCACTGGCTCGTCCGTCTGGTCACCGTGCTGATCCTCGGCACCGTGATGACGGTCCTGCTGCGGATGGCGGCCGCCAAGGCCATCGAGCACGACATCGCCCGCGCCGCGCCGGGAGGCTTCACCATCGCGGTCATGTGGGGGCTTCTCCAGTGGCTGGGCGCCGCTTACGTCGCCCGCGTCGTGAACACGGCCGAGAACAACGAGATGAACGCGACCTTCGCCCTGGTCCTGGGGCTGATGCTGCTGCTCTACGTGGGCGCGATCATGGGCGTGCTCGGCATCGAGGTCAACGTCGTGCTTGCCGAGAAGCTGTGGCCGCGGGCGCTGATGACGCCGTTCACCGACCAGGTCGACCTCACCGAGGCCGACCGCAAGGCCTACGCGATGTATGTCCAGAGCCAGCGGCACAAGGGATTCGAGACGGTGTCGGTGCGCTTCGACGGCCGGGACGGCGACAGTCACGAGATCGTGCTCGACCCGCGCACCGAGGAGATCATCCAGCAGCGGATCCCCGCCGCTCCGCCGCCGCCGGAGCGCGGAGCGCCCGACCCGACGGAGCCGATCCGGCAGCCGCAGAACCCGGCGCACTAG
- a CDS encoding tyrosine-protein phosphatase translates to MTSSSDEILRLASADNFRDVAGAGYATHDGGRVRRGVFFRSNELRLNESDHDTLAGLGLRAVLDLRSKPEIERHPDAAVPGATWHNFDVSGIPMEQVAALRDRRSAVELMDRVYRSFVDSEAARVEFGGLLRQLATGGPQLFHCTAGKDRTGWVAALLLHIAGVDDPTIESDYLLTNALTGSSRARVEAEIVTVLGGDHVSVFEPTLVADIEYLRSGYDAVQARYGDRAAYLREGLGLDDDVVTALRDLLREDEPA, encoded by the coding sequence GTGACCTCCTCGAGCGACGAGATCCTGCGGCTTGCGTCGGCCGACAACTTCCGCGACGTCGCCGGAGCGGGCTACGCGACCCACGACGGGGGCCGGGTACGACGCGGCGTCTTCTTCCGTTCCAACGAGCTGCGACTGAACGAGTCCGACCACGACACACTCGCCGGTCTCGGCCTCCGGGCGGTCCTGGACCTGCGGTCGAAGCCGGAGATCGAGCGGCACCCCGACGCCGCGGTGCCAGGCGCCACCTGGCACAACTTCGACGTGTCCGGCATCCCCATGGAGCAGGTCGCCGCCCTGCGGGACCGGCGCAGCGCGGTCGAGCTGATGGACCGCGTCTACCGCAGCTTCGTGGACAGCGAGGCCGCCCGGGTGGAGTTCGGAGGGCTGTTACGCCAGCTCGCGACCGGCGGACCCCAGCTCTTCCACTGCACCGCCGGCAAGGACCGCACCGGGTGGGTCGCTGCCCTGCTGCTGCACATCGCCGGCGTCGACGACCCGACCATCGAGAGCGACTACCTGCTGACCAACGCCCTCACCGGCAGCAGCCGCGCCCGGGTCGAGGCGGAGATCGTCACGGTGCTCGGCGGCGACCACGTCTCCGTGTTCGAGCCGACGCTGGTGGCAGACATCGAGTACCTCCGCTCCGGCTACGACGCCGTCCAGGCGAGGTACGGCGACCGCGCGGCGTACCTGCGCGAGGGCCTCGGCCTCGACGACGACGTCGTCACCGCGCTGCGCGACCTGCTCAGGGAGGACGAGCCGGCCTAG
- a CDS encoding anti-sigma factor, translating to MSDLDETRPDWDNAHALTGAYVVDALDDVERARFEAHLRSCPDCRIEVETLRETAAALAVDPVEPPARLRAEVLAGIETIRPLPPHIERGSEATDDRTRRRPWFASTGPLLVAAALVVVALLTTVWLKPWASDDDTNLSATEAVLQADDREDFEQQFPDGSSATVVVSRSEGRAVVITDDMAPAPDGKVYELWLQDPAGSMVPAGLMPDQDDATVLLEGDASEATAVGITIEPDGGSAEPGPDVVAVIEITA from the coding sequence ATGAGCGATCTCGACGAGACCCGGCCGGACTGGGACAACGCACACGCACTCACGGGTGCGTACGTCGTCGACGCGCTCGACGACGTCGAGCGGGCCCGCTTCGAGGCGCACCTACGGAGCTGCCCCGACTGCCGGATCGAGGTGGAGACGCTGCGCGAGACCGCCGCGGCGCTCGCGGTGGACCCGGTCGAGCCTCCCGCCAGGCTGCGCGCCGAGGTGCTCGCCGGCATCGAGACGATCCGCCCGCTGCCGCCGCACATCGAGCGCGGAAGCGAGGCGACGGACGACCGGACCCGCCGCCGGCCGTGGTTCGCGTCCACCGGGCCGCTCCTCGTCGCAGCGGCCCTGGTGGTCGTTGCCCTGCTGACCACGGTGTGGCTGAAGCCGTGGGCCTCCGACGACGACACCAACCTGTCCGCCACCGAGGCGGTCCTGCAGGCGGACGACCGCGAGGACTTCGAGCAGCAGTTCCCTGACGGGTCCAGCGCCACCGTCGTGGTCTCCCGGTCCGAGGGACGCGCCGTCGTCATCACGGACGACATGGCGCCGGCACCCGACGGCAAGGTCTATGAGCTGTGGCTGCAGGACCCGGCGGGCTCGATGGTGCCGGCAGGCCTGATGCCGGACCAGGACGACGCCACCGTGCTGCTCGAGGGCGACGCCAGCGAGGCCACGGCAGTGGGCATCACCATCGAACCCGATGGTGGCTCGGCCGAGCCCGGTCCCGATGTGGTTGCCGTCATCGAGATCACCGCCTGA
- the sigK gene encoding ECF RNA polymerase sigma factor SigK — MDPGVPAQAGDPHPGAPAGGGAELAHLLQRSAKGDRDAFASLYDATAARVHGLAVRVVRDRAQAEEVTQEAFLEIWRTASRFDPERGSALSWLLTIVHRKAVDRVRSAEAATRRDATYHHRNQTVAHDVTADAAQASLEARRVRAALGGLTEVQREAIELAFFGGYTHTEVAVLLDLPVGTAKTRIRDGLIRLRDTIGVGR, encoded by the coding sequence ATGGACCCCGGCGTACCCGCGCAGGCCGGCGACCCCCACCCGGGGGCGCCGGCCGGCGGCGGCGCGGAGCTCGCGCACCTGCTCCAGCGCTCGGCGAAGGGCGACCGCGACGCGTTCGCCTCCTTGTACGACGCCACCGCGGCCCGGGTCCACGGCCTCGCCGTCAGGGTCGTCCGCGATCGGGCCCAGGCCGAGGAGGTCACCCAGGAGGCGTTCCTCGAGATCTGGCGCACCGCCAGCCGGTTCGATCCCGAGCGCGGGAGCGCACTGTCCTGGCTGCTCACGATCGTGCACCGCAAGGCCGTCGACAGGGTGCGCAGCGCCGAGGCCGCGACCCGGCGCGACGCGACGTACCACCACCGGAACCAGACGGTCGCCCACGACGTCACGGCCGACGCCGCCCAGGCCTCACTCGAGGCACGCCGGGTGCGGGCCGCGCTCGGCGGCCTGACCGAGGTCCAGCGCGAGGCGATCGAGCTGGCGTTCTTCGGCGGCTACACCCACACGGAGGTGGCCGTCCTGCTCGACCTCCCGGTCGGAACGGCGAAAACCAGGATTCGCGACGGCCTGATCCGGCTTCGCGACACAATCGGAGTAGGACGATGA
- a CDS encoding fasciclin domain-containing protein, with the protein MKLHHLRRGSGIAAAAIALSLTLAACGEDDKSSGGGDQAAADSPEAQTFGDGCAEVPTDGAGSFDGMVNDPVATAASNNPLLTTLVTAVGAVDGLGDTLNGAEELTVFAPYNGAFAEIPEADLNALVEGGMAEGQDSTLYKVLAHHVLGENADADAVPGDKDTLAGDSLTIEGDAESGMTVSDGTVTANVICGNIPTANATVYVIDKVLTGVQ; encoded by the coding sequence ATGAAGCTCCACCACCTGCGCCGCGGGTCCGGCATCGCCGCAGCGGCCATCGCGCTCTCCCTGACCCTCGCTGCGTGCGGCGAGGACGACAAGTCCAGCGGCGGCGGCGACCAGGCCGCCGCCGACAGCCCCGAGGCCCAGACCTTCGGCGACGGTTGTGCCGAGGTCCCGACCGACGGCGCCGGCTCGTTCGACGGCATGGTCAACGACCCGGTCGCGACCGCGGCGAGCAACAACCCGCTGCTGACCACGCTCGTGACCGCGGTCGGCGCGGTCGACGGCCTCGGCGACACCCTCAACGGTGCCGAGGAGCTCACCGTGTTCGCGCCGTACAACGGTGCGTTCGCGGAGATCCCGGAGGCCGACCTCAACGCTCTCGTCGAAGGCGGGATGGCGGAGGGTCAGGACAGCACGCTCTACAAGGTCCTGGCGCACCACGTCCTTGGCGAGAACGCCGACGCGGACGCCGTCCCCGGCGACAAGGACACGCTCGCTGGTGACTCGCTCACCATCGAGGGCGACGCCGAGAGCGGCATGACCGTCTCCGACGGCACCGTCACCGCCAACGTGATCTGCGGCAACATCCCGACCGCCAACGCCACCGTGTACGTGATCGACAAGGTGCTGACCGGGGTCCAATGA
- a CDS encoding molybdopterin-dependent oxidoreductase, whose translation MRTRLPWALYGVLATLTGLGLAHVVAALTDADTSPVLAVGAAVIDLTPTPLKEWAIRTFGTADKPILVGSVFAGVVALAAVAGLLARRRLLYGAGLLVALVAVAAVAVATRPEASVLDLGPSLVAAIGAVGALAWLSREQVGAPARGRRGVLIAAGVVGAIALVGGVGGQLVTRLRLRPEDVTLPDPADPAAPLARGLDQQVPGITPFQTDNEDFYRVDTRLDTPVVSSDDWTLTIDGDVDRKVTLTFDELLEMPMIERDITLTCVSNSVGGEYVGAARWLGVRLTDLLDLAGVGDRADQILSTDFDGMTISTPLALATDGRDAMVCVGMNGEPLPREHGFPVRMIVPGLYGFISATKWLTRLTLTTYAEQDAYWTERGWATDAPIKISARIDTPKALAELDPGDVVIGGVAWAQERGGVAKVQVQVDGGGWRDANLGPSGGDDYWRQWFYRWQAPSGSHRISARAVSGDGEPQTAARAEPFPDGASGLHEVIVEIA comes from the coding sequence ATGAGGACGCGACTGCCCTGGGCTCTCTACGGCGTGCTCGCCACGCTGACCGGCCTCGGGCTCGCGCACGTCGTTGCCGCGCTGACGGACGCGGACACCTCACCGGTGCTCGCCGTCGGCGCCGCGGTCATCGACCTCACGCCCACACCCCTGAAGGAGTGGGCGATCCGGACGTTCGGCACCGCCGACAAGCCGATCCTCGTCGGCTCGGTCTTCGCCGGCGTCGTCGCCCTCGCTGCGGTGGCGGGTCTGCTGGCCCGCCGTCGCCTCCTGTACGGCGCCGGCCTGCTCGTCGCGCTCGTCGCAGTCGCCGCCGTCGCCGTCGCGACCCGACCGGAGGCGTCGGTCCTCGACCTGGGGCCGAGTCTGGTCGCGGCCATCGGCGCGGTCGGCGCACTGGCGTGGCTCTCGCGCGAGCAGGTCGGCGCTCCGGCACGCGGGCGTCGCGGCGTCCTCATCGCTGCCGGCGTGGTCGGCGCCATCGCCCTCGTCGGGGGCGTGGGCGGTCAGCTGGTCACCAGGCTGCGGCTGCGACCGGAGGACGTCACCCTCCCCGACCCGGCGGACCCGGCGGCGCCGCTGGCGCGAGGGCTGGACCAGCAGGTCCCGGGCATCACCCCGTTCCAGACGGACAACGAGGACTTCTACCGGGTCGACACCCGCCTCGACACCCCGGTGGTGAGCAGCGACGACTGGACACTGACCATCGACGGCGACGTCGACCGCAAGGTCACGCTGACCTTCGACGAGCTGCTCGAGATGCCCATGATCGAACGCGACATCACGCTCACCTGCGTCTCCAACAGCGTCGGCGGGGAGTACGTCGGGGCCGCGCGCTGGCTGGGCGTCCGGCTGACCGACCTGCTCGACCTCGCCGGCGTCGGCGACCGTGCCGACCAGATCCTGTCCACCGACTTCGACGGCATGACGATCAGCACCCCGCTCGCGCTCGCCACGGACGGCCGCGACGCGATGGTCTGCGTCGGCATGAACGGCGAGCCGCTCCCGCGCGAGCACGGCTTCCCTGTGCGGATGATCGTCCCCGGCCTCTACGGGTTCATCAGCGCGACCAAGTGGCTCACCAGGCTGACCCTGACCACCTATGCGGAGCAGGACGCCTACTGGACCGAGCGCGGGTGGGCGACCGACGCCCCGATCAAGATCTCGGCGCGGATCGACACCCCGAAGGCGCTGGCCGAGCTCGACCCGGGCGACGTGGTGATCGGCGGCGTGGCGTGGGCCCAGGAGCGCGGCGGCGTCGCCAAGGTCCAGGTCCAGGTCGACGGAGGGGGCTGGCGGGACGCGAACCTCGGGCCCTCCGGCGGCGACGACTACTGGCGCCAGTGGTTCTACCGCTGGCAGGCGCCGAGCGGCTCGCACCGGATCTCGGCGCGAGCGGTGTCGGGCGACGGCGAGCCCCAGACCGCTGCCCGTGCCGAACCCTTCCCCGACGGTGCGAGTGGCCTGCACGAGGTCATCGTCGAGATCGCCTGA